From the genome of Argentina anserina chromosome 4, drPotAnse1.1, whole genome shotgun sequence, one region includes:
- the LOC126791489 gene encoding uncharacterized protein LOC126791489: protein MPSLQTALPPELANNAIRLYRECIRRAKYVGHRQHNTELVVDMVRQQFKKNMHETDPDKIQKCKDDAARGLINHILFESEKMSGRKFSKT from the exons ATGCCGTCTCTGCAAACCGCCCTGCCTCCTGAGCTTGCTAACAATGCCATCAGA CTTTACCGTGAGTGTATTCGAAGAGCCAAGTATGTCGGTCATCGG CAACACAATACAGAACTTGTTGTTGATATGGTGCGGCAGCAGTTCAAGAAAAATATGCATGAGACTGATCCCGATAAGATTCAAAAGTGCAAGGATGA TGCTGCAAGGGGACTTATAAATCACATACTTTTCGAGTCAGAGAAGATGTCTGGCCGTAAATTCAGCAAGACCTAG
- the LOC126789821 gene encoding boron transporter 1-like, with product MEETFVPFRGIRNDLQGRLSCYKQDWTGGFRAGFRILAPTTYIFFASAIPVISFGEQLERETEGVLTAVQTLSSTALCGVIHSILGGQPLLILGVAEPTVIMYTFMFNFAKNRPELGSDLFLAWTAWVCMWTAILLFLLAILGACSIINRFTRLAGELFGLLIAMLFMQEAIKGLVEEFRIPKRENPNSIQFQPSWRFANGMFALVLSFGLLLTSLKSRKARSWLYGSGSLRGFIADYGVPLMVLIWSAISYIPAGSGSVPREIPRRLFSPNPWSPGAYENWTVIKDMLNVPVLYIIGAFIPATMIAVLYYFDHSVASQLAQQKEFNLRKPPSFHYDLLLLGFMVIICGLIGVPPANGVIPQSPMHTRSLATLKHQLLRNQLVAAAKRCMKNNASLGQVYGGMQEAYQQMQTPLINQESSAQGLKELKDSTIQMASSMGNVDAPVDETVFDVEKEIDDLLPVEVKEQRLSNLLQAIIVGGCVGAMPILKKIPTSVLWGYFAFMAVESLPGNQFWERILLLFTAPSRRYKVLEEYHATFVETVPFKTIAAFTVFQTAYLLVCFGITWIPTAGVLFPLMIMLLVPVRQYILPKFFKGAFLQDLDASEYEEAPAVLFNLVPEREMSRAASFKDDGEILDGVMTRSRGEIRHVCSPRVTSSTATPSKEFTCIQSPLFSDKICSPNLSELRVGQIPRNGGKVEFSQRSGQTKPSNLGKHG from the exons ATGGAAGAGACTTTTGTACCATTCCGGGGAATCAGGAATGATCTTCAAGGGAGGTTGAGCTGTTACAAGCAAGACTGGACTGGTGGTTTCCGGGCAGGCTTCAG GATTTTGGCTCCCACTACGTACATATTTTTCGCTTCTGCTATTCCAGTTATTTCATTTGGAGAACAATTAGAAAGAGAGACGG AGGGGGTTCTAACAGCAGTTCAAACATTATCATCTACGGCTTTATGTGGAGTTATACACTCAATACTTGGGGGTCAGCCTTTGTTGATTCTTGGAGTTGCAGAGCCAACTGTCATTATGTACACATTCATGTTTAACTTTGCTAAGAATAGGCCGGAGTTGGGATCAGACCTCTTCTTAGCATGGACTGCATG GGTATGCATGTGGACGGCAATATTATTGTTCCTGCTGGCTATATTAGGGGCTTGCTCCATTATAAACAGATTCACTCGTCTTGCGGGAGAGTTATTTGGCCTTCTTATTGCAATGCTCTTCATGCAGGAAGCTATCAAA GGACTTGTTGAGGAGTTTCGCATACCTAAAAGAGAAAACCCAAATTCAATTCAGTTTCAACCTTCGTGGAGATTTGCAAATGGGATGTTTGCTTTGGTCCTGTCCTTTGGTCTTCTACTCACTTCGTTGAAAAGCAGAAAAGCAAGGTCTTGGCTATATGGCTCTG GGTCACTACGAGGTTTTATAGCAGATTATGGTGTGCCACTCATGGTATTGATCTGGTCAGCCATTTCCTATATACCAGCTGGAAGTGGAAGTGTCCCAAGAGAAATTCCAAGGCGTCTCTTCAGTCCAAATCCATGGTCACCAGGAGCTTATGAGAATTGGACTGTCATCAAG GACATGCTAAATGTGCCAGTGCTTTATATAATTGGAGCGTTCATTCCAGCAACAATGATTGCGGTGCTATACTATTTTGACCACAGTGTAGCTTCTCAACTGGCTCAGCAGAAAGAATTTAATTTGAGAAAGCCACCTTCTTTCCATTATGATCTTCTTCTCTTGGGATTCATG GTCATAATATGTGGTCTGATAGGTGTACCTCCAGCAAATGGTGTCATACCACAATCTCCAATGCATACTAGAAGTTTGGCCACATTGAAGCATCAG TTACTTCGCAATCAACTTGTAGCAGCAGCAAAGAGATGTATGAAAAATAATGCAAGCTTGGGTCAAGTATATGGAGGCATGCAAGAAGCATATCAACAGATGCAAACCCCACTGATAAATCAGGAATCTTCAGCTCAG GGGCTAAAGGAATTAAAGGATTCGACTATTCAAATGGCTTCAAGCATGGGAAACGTGGATGCTCCAGTTGATGAGACAGTATTTGATGTCGAGAAAGAGATAGATGATTTATTACCTGTTGAGGTGAAAGAGCAGCGTCTCAGCAACTTGCTTCAAGCTATAATTGTAGGAGGATGTGTTGGAGCCATGCCTATTCTTAAAAAGATCCCAACTTCAGTACTCTGGGGTTATTTTGCCTTCATGGCGGTTGAAAGCTTACCGGGCAATCAGTTTTGGGAGAGGATTCTTTTGCTCTTCACGGCTCCAAGTAGAAGATACAA AGTCCTTGAGGAATACCATGCCACTTTTGTGGAAACAGTACCATTCAAGACGATTGCAGCATTTACAGTTTTCCAAACTGCGTACTTGCTTGTGTGCTTTGGAATTACTTGGATTCCTACTGCTGGGGTTCTCTTCCCATTAATGATCATGCTCTTGGTTCCTGTTAGACAGTATATATTGCCAAAGTTCTTCAAAGGGGCATTCCTTCAAGATTTAGATGCCTCAGAGTATGAAGAGGCACCTGCTGTGCTATTCAACCTTGTACCA GAACGGGAGATGAGCAGGGCAGCATCATTCAAAGACGATGGAGAAATCTTAGATGGGGTAATGACTAGAAGTAGGGGTGAGATCAGGCATGTGTGTAGTCCTAGAGTTACAAGCTCAACTGCAACACCATCCAAGGAATTCACATGTATACAGAGCCCATTGTTCTCGGATAAGATATGCAGTCCTAATCTAAGTGAGCTGAGAGTTGGGCAAATTCCTCGGAATGGTGGAAAGGTGGAGTTTAGCCAAAGAAGTGGACAGACAAAACCATCTAATTTAGGGAAGCATGGGTAA
- the LOC126790968 gene encoding polygalacturonase At1g48100 has protein sequence MEHRTILVFWITVSLILVQNPSNVHGRYHYHKKTSKGSQVPPTPSPESPESSEPVVSPPPTEVAPSTPSTSPPNVPSDPYPEDPGNDSNATDCTFNVMSFGAVGDGDADDTKAFRDAWKAACAVEGAVVLAPADYCFKITSTIFSGPCKPGLVFQVDGILMAPDGPKAWPKADSNKQWLVFYRLDQMTFTGSGTIEGNGQKWWDLPCKPHRGPDGSTASGPCDSPALIRFFMSTNLMVKGLRIQNSPMFHMKFDGCEGVQIEKLSISSPKLSPNTDGIHIENTKSVGIYDSMISNGDDCISIGPGCADVDIMGVTCGPSHGISIGSLGVHNSQACVSNITVRDVVIRESDNGLRIKTWQGGTGCVSGILFENINMENVLNCLLVDQYYCTSKGCLNQTSAVHVTDVVYRTIKGTYDVRKPPIHFACSDTVACTNITLSEVELYPYEGQLMDDPFCWNAYGIQETPTIPPIECLQDGQPEALAEVPQYTC, from the exons ATGGAGCACCGTACTATATTAGTCTTCTGGATTACTGTCAGTCTTATTTTAGTCCAGAACCCAAGCAATGTACATGGTAGATATCACTACCATAAGAAGACCAGTAAAGGGTCACAAGTACCCCCTACTCCATCTCCGGAATCGCCTGAATCTTCAGAGCCAGTAGTATCTCCACCGCCAACTGAAGTTGCTCCTTCTACACCAAGCACTAGTCCCCCGAATGTTCCATCCGACCCTTACCCCGAGGATCCGGGAAATGACTCCAACGCCACGGATTGTACATTCAACGTCATGTCGTTCGGGGCCGTCGGAGACGGCGATGCTGATGACACCAAGGCGTTTAGAGATGCTTGGAAAGCGGCGTGTGCAGTTGAAGGCGCTGTCGTTTTGGCTCCTGCTGATTACTGCTTCAAGATCACTTCCACCATTTTTTCCGGTCCTTGCAAGCCTGGACTAGTATTCCAA GTCGATGGGATTTTGATGGCACCCGACGGGCCAAAGGCTTGGCCTAAAGCAGACAGCAATAAACAATGGCTTGTGTTTTATCGACTAGACCAAATGACGTTCACTGGAAGTGGAACCATCGAAGGCAATGGCCAAAAATGGTGGGATCTGCCTTGCAAACCTCACAGG GGTCCCGATGGATCCACAGCATCAGGACCATGTGATAGCCCTGCT TTGATTCGATTCTTCATGAGCACCAACTTGATGGTGAAAGGGTTAAGAATCCAAAACAGTCCTATGTTCCACATGAAATTCGACGGCTGCGAAGGAGTTCAGATCGAAAAGCTGTCGATTTCTTCCCCGAAACTTAGCCCCAACACAGATGGAATCCACATAGAGAACACAAAATCTGTGGGAATTTATGACTCAATGATAAGCAACG GGGATGACTGCATTTCCATAGGTCCAGGATGTGCCGACGTTGATATAATGGGAGTCACTTGCGGGCCAAGTCACGGAATTAG CATTGGGAGCCTTGGTGTCCACAACTCGCAGGCATGTGTTTCCAACATCACAGTCCGTGATGTTGTCATAAGAGAATCAGATAACGGGCTCCGTATCAAGACATGGCAAGGCGGAACGGGCTGCGTCTCAGGAATACTGTTCGAAAACATCAACATGGAGAATGTGCTGAACTGCTTGCTCGTCGATCAGTACTACTGCACCTCCAAGGGTTGCCTGAACCAAACCTCGGCCGTGCACGTCACCGACGTGGTGTATCGAACGATCAAGGGTACTTATGATGTGAGGAAGCCTCCAATTCACTTTGCTTGTAGTGACACTGTGGCTTGCACCAACATTACACTCTCAGAAGTTGAGCTTTACCCGTATGAAGGTCAGCTAATGGATGATCCATTTTGTTGGAATGCTTATGGGATTCAAGAGACTCCAACTATTCCCCCTATTGAGTGTTTACAAGATGGTCAGCCTGAGGCTTTGGCAGAGGTGCCTCAGTATACTTGCTAG